In Oncorhynchus gorbuscha isolate QuinsamMale2020 ecotype Even-year linkage group LG03, OgorEven_v1.0, whole genome shotgun sequence, the DNA window gtgaaccaggcgaggcagtaatttgagaaaacaaggctattgagtctgccaataagaatacggtgattgacagagtcgaaagccttggccaggtcgatgaagacggctgcacagtactgtcttttatcgatggcggttatgatactgtttgtaccttgagcgtagctgaggtgcacccgtgaccagcttggACATGTTCTATTTTAGTGCCAGAAATATGGGAGGAAAGGGAGTGATTGTTATTAGATTTGAGGAGCAGTGGGGTTGAACAGCCAGGATTAAATGAACTGCTGGGGAAATCTTCAGGGGATGTAGTATTTAATTATGTATTTCGTTTCCTTAGGGAGAGGAGAATGTTGGGTAAGATTTCGACTTTCACTGTCtctggtccacactccagtccagttggtggcggtaatgcagcttaaagttggttgccaaccgccatataaagccCACAGAAGAAGATATCCGGTCTCCATTTTATTATAGCTAGCAGCTCATGTCGCAGCTACAAACAGGCGGTTCGACGGAAGACTGCAAACGGATCGAATATTAGTGTTGGTTTTACAATACGGTAAATAACACATACCTAAATAATGCAAAGTGTGATATGTATTTCATTTTTCAATTCATGTTTATTTTATGTTTACTGACTCTTTCATTTATactatctagctaacgttagttagcccACCGAAGAGCTAGCTAGTAACGTTATCCATTTTCAGTATTTTCGCAGTTAGTTAGTGAAGTTAACTGAAATGGTTAAACCAACGGTACTACATCATGTAATTGTATTGACTAATGTTTAAGTGAATTTGCAGCTATACTCTGGCCTCACACGTAGCCCATGGCACGTAAACAAAAAAAGTGAACTAGGAGGGAGCAAGCCAAGCAAATGTCGTGAGGGTTCTATCTCGCCAAGGCCCCAGCCTGGGCCTCTGCCATTTTGCATAACTACATACGGGCAGGTAGCCCCGATGCAAAGGGGCTGTATGCGATTTTGACCAACGTTGGATCAGAAAACAAGCTTGTTCTAACAAACGTATTACTTACTTTGTAGCTGTAATCGCAGAACCTGTTAATCTTTCACGGCAATTATATATTAGAAGAATTACCGCAATGCATTTCCATGTGCTATGCATTTCCACACCACTTGCTTTATGCTCTGTATTAATTTCTGGCACTTTGTTGCCTACCTCAAATTCAGCCAGAACGACGCAAAACATCTGATTGCGTGTTATAAACACACTTGGCTGTTTGAATGTGGCTTTGTAAATTGTATGTGTAGGGAAATTTGTAAATCTGCGTGTTATGAAcatagactatagtacagtcctACTTGAATATAAATTGTGTGGAAAATGTGTACTACGTGAAAATCTAAATGGACAATTCTTCTTTCAGTTTCTCATTCACGTTTGCGGAGTATCAATTTTTGTTTTGAAAATTGAGACCTGTTGAAATGGCAGGTAATTACAAAAGTTTTCGTTTCTTGCATGCCAGTGTACACTTGACAGATTGACTGTTTGACACAAGAATTTCAAATAattagagttgtgtgtgtgtgttccagaacTGCTTGATGTAGCTTTTCtggttcatatatatatatatatatatatatatatatatatatatatatatatattagttctGATGCCTTTTGAAGCATGATTCCTAGAAAGCAAAACTAGTCAGGTACTGTGAACCATCAACTCTAATACCAAAGAGTGAGTGGAACCTGATGAATTCTATTCATTTTGCTTAATATTTTTACAGATCCAGCCATGCACAGAGATTGCCCTCTTGACTGCAAGGTCTATGTAGGAAACCTGGGAAATAATGGCAACAAGACAGAGCTGGAGAGGTCCTTTGGCTATTATGGGCCACTTCGCAGTGTCTGGGTAGCAAGGAACCCCCCAGGCTTTGCTTTTGTGGAATTTGAAGATCCAAGGGACGCAACAGACGCAGTGAGGGAGCTTGATGGAAGGTAAAGCCTAAGAACAAGTTTCTGGTATAAAAAAAATAACTGAATGATAGAATCAGGAAATTGAGGACTGTTGAAATGAGAGGCAATCACTAAAGTTTTCGTTCCTTGCATGCCAATATACTTTACAGATTTACTGTTTGACCAAAGAAATTAGAGGCATTCCAGTTTGAAGTAGCATTTCTGTTTTTGCTATATGAACGCACATTTTCTCCGTGTGCTTTTCACTTCATAAGATAACTATATGACAGTGCCTAGTTTACTTGGAGATCCTTGTTTCCAAGCAATGCACTTACTCTAATATTTGGAAGGACTACATATTCATTTCAGTTGCCTCCATTTAACTACCCGACAGGTGGCGAAACAAGTCTATGTGTAACATTATGTTTTGGTGACCGTTAAACAGTATACCCATGGTAACATCCTTATTGATCTGCACAGGACACTAAGTGGTTCTCGTGTGCGAGTGGAGCTGTCCAATGGTGAGAAACGCACCCGCAACCGGGGTCCTCCTCCCTCATGGAGCAGACGTCCTCGAGATGACCATCGCGGGCGTCGTGGTAGCCCGCCCGCCAGGCGCAGGTAACCCGTCCTCCCGTACAGGGCTTTATGATAGCAATGCCCAACAGACTACAAATCCCTTTCTTCCCCTTTTCCTATTtaaactttttttgtttgttcctGTGTCTTTCCAAAATGCGTCTCCTGTTTCTCTGCACCATGTTGATAGTTCAGCTCTGACTGTTTGATAACCTTTGCTTCCATGGTAGTCTACAGTGGTTACTGTGATGTGGTGCTGAAAACGTGCTGTTTTCATCTTCATTATCATTGATCAATTTAACAAGTTCCAGGGAACTTTAGATCCAGGGGGTGCTACAGTGTGAAATGAAGTGTGCTGCTTTTTATGCCAAGTTAGGTACATTTGCATTTACTGCTGTCACATTTTCTCTAAATTTGGATTGCAAGCTTTTCACTGTTGCCTAAAGCACTGAAAGTGTTTTGGAACTGTTCTATACCGTATGCGTGCACATGCAAGATTATTTTAAGATTTGACAAAGTGTAAAAATTGCAGCTAGCTTTTTGAGTAGGTGACTCGTATTACAAAGCAGTACTTATCTATGATCCCGGTGGGGTGGGAGGGAAGCCTAATGATGCTAGATTGGTTGTTTTTGTTACAAATTGAGGTTGCCTTTTTATTTACCATTTATATTAATAAAAATGAACCCCCGTTACAGAGTCATCACCATGCCTCTTCTCACCACCCTCTGAGTCAGTCAACTAGTCCTCTTTCAGCAGCATGTGACCTCTGACCAGCGTGCACCAATCAGCTTGGCTGGTGTCGTGTCACATGACCCAGGCATGGCCAGTCGTCAGGTTGCACCAGCCCATTGGTTCCTGCGCATGCAGTTCTCAGCCTCCTCCTCCAACCTTAACCAAATCGGCAGCGGCCCACCTCACATTCCCGACCAATCAGCGTTTTACGTCCCCAAATGTCTACACTACTACAACCTACCAGCAACAGCCTTCGGCTAACCAATAAAAGCAGGAAAAATCCACAGCCAGCCCCCATCCGCCAGCCAACTAATCACCTCGCAGCATCTGGCCAGTCCTTTTCAGCCAAATCTGCCTACCCGGCCGACAGTCTGCCTCCCCTTCGTCATTTCTAGCTTGTTGAAAACCAAAAGACTAGTAAGTTTTTCCTGCTTCATACAGTACACTGCTGATTACAAATTTAAAAGTGAAGAGAAAGCTGCTTTTAAAAAAAGGTTCTCCTTTTTTGAATCAAATAGCGTTGGTATTTCTCACTCATTACTGTAATCCGTTGGGGCATGGCTCTGCTTCCAGTGAGTCTAGGACCCTGACATTTTGAGATGTGAATTATTAAATTGTGACTTTCTAAATGTTCAAAGGAGCTATTCTGATCAGTGCTTCCCCTTCCAAAGTGTAGGTCCCTCCATGGTTTAGGTCACAGTGGCCCTATCTTGTGTGTACTTTGTGGTTGTGCATAATATGTAACCTTGATTTTACTGCAGCTTTAAGAGGCCAATGTTAAAACCCAATGTTTTACCATTAGTTATGTTACAGCCCTTCATTTTCTT includes these proteins:
- the LOC124031316 gene encoding serine/arginine-rich splicing factor 3 isoform X1, whose protein sequence is MADPAMHRDCPLDCKVYVGNLGNNGNKTELERSFGYYGPLRSVWVARNPPGFAFVEFEDPRDATDAVRELDGRTLSGSRVRVELSNGEKRTRNRGPPPSWSRRPRDDHRGRRGSPPARRRSPRRRSFSRSRSRSLSRDRKRERSLSRDRNHKPSRSFSRSRSRSRSTERK
- the LOC124031316 gene encoding serine/arginine-rich splicing factor 3 isoform X2, which produces MHRDCPLDCKVYVGNLGNNGNKTELERSFGYYGPLRSVWVARNPPGFAFVEFEDPRDATDAVRELDGRTLSGSRVRVELSNGEKRTRNRGPPPSWSRRPRDDHRGRRGSPPARRRSPRRRSFSRSRSRSLSRDRKRERSLSRDRNHKPSRSFSRSRSRSRSTERK